Genomic window (Raphanus sativus cultivar WK10039 unplaced genomic scaffold, ASM80110v3 Scaffold0654, whole genome shotgun sequence):
ACAAGCATGGAAGAAGAAAGCGATAGTGATACCGATAGCGGACGCGCATGGAGTGTCGAGGCAGAAGACGATGATGAAGTCGTGAAACCTCCCAACTATTTAAACATGCAAGATCCGGATCCGGAGTGGGATGTGGACAGCTACGACGGTTACGAATTGGTATTCGATGCTGACGGCCGTGAAGGCTTCCCCAACGACGAGGAGTACGAAGACTTCCGCGCGTATAAAACCAAGGCCTGGAAGAATAGGGTAACGTCATGAGTCATGACCGCTCTTTGTTATCCCCACACAATGAATAACTCTAAATTTtcgtattttgatttttttagggGTTTTTAGAAGATCCATTCAGATCCATCTACGCTATTGTAGATCTGGAAGATATTTGGTCAGACAGGATAACCGTGACTACGAGGGAACATTTGGCAAATATTGCTTCCTTGTGTGTTAAGAAACTCAACGAGGAGAAGGTGAGAAATGATCTAATCAAATATgaaccttttttttcttctgaaattTGATATGATACTTACAGATTGGAtgggtgtgtgtgtgtttaactTACTTAGGGTTCGTCTGTGGAAGTTGTAAGCATTGTGAGGGCCAATCTAAAACCAGGAGGTGGGTATAAGCTCTACATCACCTTTATGGCTCGAGAGCATCCCGATGGTCCTCTCGTGGAGTATCAAGCCAAGGCCATGGATTTTGCAGGAGGCAGAAAACCTACATTTCCCATTCTCTGCAGACCAGCTTCTAGCATATCCTCCCATTCTCTGCAGACCAGCTTCTAGCATATCCTAATCTATGAATTGCATTAGGTATCTTTACTATTCAGTGTAACTACTTATAGTAGCTGcgatattttttttggaattacTTATGAACTTTGGGATACTTGACAATCGTGCACTGAGGGGAGATGCTTACTATCAGATAACATGATCATGTTTACTTAACTCATATGACGTTAGGTTGTTGATTAATAAGTTTCTGTTTATTTGGACTAATAAATTTGGAGCATTCTCTTGTGTATTTGGAAGCTCTTTAGATGATGCAAGTTTTTCATCAGCAGACTATACAATGAAAGCTCTCATTGCAGCATGATCCAAAATCCAAGTAGTCTACCTGAGTCTATAGTATTCccttaacaaaaatattttcgaGTGCTAATTTTTCGTGCTAACTGCTTTAAAACatgcaaaaagaaaagacattTCAAAGATCGAGGTCACTGAGAGTGGAGATTTATTGTACTGATTAGCTTGGCAGGTTTGTGAGGTCTTTGTACATGCAAACATgaagagttttatttttttaaggtAAAAGATGATTAATTGGTAAAATGAGGAAAAAAGGACACATGACTTTCATTAGTATATAGAAGAGTTTACATAATCTCTATGTAAGGGATTTGTTATCATCAATGGTACATAGTAGTGAAATAAGAAAATTGTATGATCAGGTAGACTTGTAGTTGCTAATTTGTCTGTCAATGTatgtgcttctttttttttctcctccCAAAACGagatatcatttcaaaataacccAACCTGGGCAAATGTTTACAAGCAGAGAGGATGAAAGCTAAATAGATGAAGGACAAACAACCGGAAATTTATAAAGAAGATAAAACTTGTGTGAAGCAGGACTAAAGAACTTCCTTCAAGCCTGGAACCGATCAAACCATATGGAAACGTAAGATGGAAGTGGTTGGCGCTGAGATGAAATAGAATTGTTCCCGACCTTTCAAGACCAAGAAGTTTGACTCGAACTTGGAGTTGAACCTCTTTTACTATCTGAGTGATTGGTTTGAGTGTGGCAGAATgtatttgcttctttttttgtcTATTGGAACCTGATGTTTTCAAATTTCCGCATCCATCTCACCTTCAATGATTACATTTAGAAAACCTCTTATCCAGCAATGTTGTAATGCCAGAAGAATTACCTGCATTTCACTCTCCAAAGCATTTTGAACCTCTCTTCCTCTGACTTGTCCTGCTCCAGCAAAATATCATGTGTCGTCACGTACAATCCATCCTGCCTAACTCTCATTTGTTACCGAGTTGAAAGATCCATCCGTATTGTATTTCACCATCCTCTGGAGGTTTCCTCCAAGAAAGTGGAGTATTAGTCCTCGAATCTATGTGTCCTCTTCTCCCTGGTTGTGGATCCATAACTTCAATATTTCTCCATTGTCTTGCGTCTTCCCTGGCATATTCCAAAATAGTTTTCCAATGTATAGTTTTGTTTTGGAAAACTAATATGTTTTTACTCTTCCAAATTCTCCAAAGTATCCAAATAGGCAAATCTTGTAGATGTTGTAACCATGAGAAAGTACTACAATCCAAGCAGGCTTCTAATTTCATCTCAAAGTCGACTCCATCACTGTTTATTGTAATACTTGAAACACCAGATGCTAATCTTATTTTTCTCCTTCCAACTTTCGATACCATTTCTAAAATGTTTTTGGGTTACAAGTAGGAAATCATAATGCAAATTTTTGAgaataagataaatttaaacaCCACACATGTGATGcagactttgttttttttttcttagccTTGGAACCTCTCAAACCATAGATGTAAGTAGGTCTGA
Coding sequences:
- the LOC108845594 gene encoding uncharacterized protein LOC108845594; this encodes MKSHDETSKIASTEEETRVEDEDDTSMEEESDSDTDSGRAWSVEAEDDDEVVKPPNYLNMQDPDPEWDVDSYDGYELVFDADGREGFPNDEEYEDFRAYKTKAWKNRGFLEDPFRSIYAIVDLEDIWSDRITVTTREHLANIASLCVKKLNEEKGSSVEVVSIVRANLKPGGGYKLYITFMAREHPDGPLVEYQAKAMDFAGGRKPTFPILCRPASSISSHSLQTSF